One window of Chionomys nivalis chromosome 10, mChiNiv1.1, whole genome shotgun sequence genomic DNA carries:
- the LOC130883064 gene encoding 40S ribosomal protein S10-like, which translates to MLMPKKNRIAIYELLFKEGVMVAKKDVHMPKHPELTDKNVPNLHVMKAMQSLKSRGYVKEQFAWRHFHWYLTNEDIQYLCDYLHLPPEIVPATLRRSRPETGRPRSKGPEGERPARFTRGEADTDTYRSAVPPGADKKAGAGAGSATEFQLRGGFGRGRGQPPQ; encoded by the coding sequence ATGTTGATGCCCAAGAAGAACCGGATTGCCATCTATGAGCTGCTTTTTAAGGAAGGAGTGATGGTTGCCAAGAAGGATGTCCATATGCCCAAACACCCTGAGCTGACAGACAAGAACGTGCCCAACCTTCATGTCATGAAGGCCATGCAGTCTCTGAAGTCTCGAGGCTACGTGAAGGAGCAGTTTGCCTGGAGACACTTCCATTGGTACCTTACGAATGAGGACATCCAGTATCTCTGCGATTATCTCCACCTGCCTCCGGAGATCGTGCCTGCCACCCTGCGCCGCAGTCGTCCCGAAACTGGCAGACCTCGGTCCAAAGGGCCGGAGGGTGAGCGCCCGGCAAGATTCACAAGAGGGGAGGCGGACACAGATACCTACAGGAGTGCTGTGCCCCCTGGTGCTGACAAGAAAGCCGGGGCTGGGGCTGGCTCAGCCACCGAGTTCCAGTTAAGAGGAGGCTTTGGTCGTGGACGTGGTCAGCCACCACAGTGA